One window of the Bubalus bubalis isolate 160015118507 breed Murrah chromosome 8, NDDB_SH_1, whole genome shotgun sequence genome contains the following:
- the LOC102395329 gene encoding 40S ribosomal protein S24-like has product MKDTITIWTRKFMTNRLLQQKQMVIDDLHPGKATVPKTEIREKLAKMYKTTPDVIFVFGFRTHFGGGKTTGFGMIYHSLDYAKKNERKHRLARHGLYKKKKTSRKQQKKRKNRMQKVRGTAKANVGAGKK; this is encoded by the coding sequence ATGAAAGACACAATAACTATCTGGACCAGGAAGTTCATGACCAACCGACTGCTTCAGCAGAAACAAATGGTCATCGATGATCTTCACCCTGGAAAGGCAACAGTACCTAAAACAGAAATTCGGGAAAAACTGGCCAAAATGTACAAGACCACACCAGATGTCATCTTTGTATTTGGATTCAGAACCCATTTTGGTGGTGGCAAGACAACTGGCTTTGGCATGATTTACCATTCCTTGGATTATGCAAAGAAGAATGAGCGCAAACACAGGCTTGCAAGACATGGCCTGtataagaagaaaaagacctcaagaaaacagcaaaagaaacgCAAGAACAGAATGCAGAAAGTCAGGGGGACTGCAAAGGCCAATGTTGGTGCTGGCAAAAAGTGA